A window from Pedosphaera parvula Ellin514 encodes these proteins:
- a CDS encoding DUF4493 domain-containing protein codes for MSQKSPKTKILCGRCRVKESLAASATTMFLGWWGYVAFVWTLKALYTNAHGGEQHRENNLMLLNALGYQLFKAKRHEEAYRALSASFELSPTPKTREALDSLKPLFHPSQEKPFWERLGDFDLHPGYYHGPAGVVALCLLLLGFAVLKANSTSDTASTAPRPAVSYSQQPVQASPPAQEVSDRRDVRPGIDFKPVFSVPEEPLPNQGVLTLSDRVLFNKSTTAPLEVTTRSSDGHYVMKVQDWDTGEFVAKYFIRRGSTLSIELPLGAYKLKFASGDTWYGAEHLFGPTTSYSFVDEKMVFYQSGDSARGHRLDLIPQVGGNLKTPRMDAADW; via the coding sequence ATGTCACAAAAATCTCCGAAGACAAAGATTTTATGTGGAAGGTGCCGGGTAAAGGAGTCGCTTGCCGCCAGTGCAACCACGATGTTCCTTGGTTGGTGGGGTTACGTGGCTTTTGTGTGGACACTCAAAGCCCTTTACACCAACGCTCATGGAGGGGAGCAACATAGGGAGAATAATCTCATGCTTCTGAACGCTCTCGGATATCAGCTTTTTAAGGCCAAACGGCACGAAGAAGCTTACCGAGCACTCTCTGCTTCCTTTGAATTAAGTCCGACTCCGAAGACAAGGGAAGCACTCGACAGTTTGAAACCACTTTTCCACCCCTCCCAGGAGAAACCTTTTTGGGAGCGTCTTGGCGATTTTGATCTTCATCCCGGTTATTATCATGGACCGGCTGGAGTCGTCGCATTGTGCTTGTTGCTTCTGGGTTTTGCCGTGCTGAAAGCAAATTCAACTTCAGATACTGCAAGCACCGCACCCCGGCCAGCAGTCAGCTACAGTCAGCAGCCAGTTCAGGCATCACCTCCAGCCCAAGAAGTGTCAGATAGGCGCGATGTTCGGCCTGGCATTGATTTCAAGCCGGTCTTTTCTGTGCCAGAAGAACCGCTACCAAACCAAGGAGTTTTAACACTCAGTGATCGGGTTCTCTTTAATAAGAGCACTACAGCGCCACTCGAAGTCACCACAAGATCATCCGATGGGCATTACGTGATGAAGGTGCAAGACTGGGACACGGGAGAGTTCGTGGCAAAATATTTCATAAGGAGGGGGAGCACTCTTTCTATTGAACTCCCGCTTGGTGCTTACAAATTAAAGTTTGCAAGCGGGGACACGTGGTATGGAGCAGAACACCTTTTCGGCCCCACCACAAGTTACAGTTTTGTTGATGAAAAAATGGTGTTTTACCAGTCGGGCGATAGTGCCAGAGGGCATCGCCTGGACCTGATTCCCCAAGTTGGCGGCAATCTGAAAACACCCCGGATGGACGCTGCGGATTGGTGA
- a CDS encoding AAA family ATPase gives MTATETKPKATPQQGYEVLCRLMAPKFTDKMTEPQRAAETATKADVQKKVMAHLRAVTGLTIALPVFHNNADFSDDDKIAFYKDCVSAIVHREWHKLKGQVGVGDKRVESPASDAAPIVSAPQEPPAPTVPAPVNPDSVIEIKESDDDLTKAILKRIIPRLPKGGVDADAVKQIVRSELPFALPDIHDEVKKALSNGSFPVERVKNLIAEAIKDMGVQRIAIISPTGEVKEVGRQHYKFGLLMACVSQRLCVMLVGPAGGGKTTGAAMVAKALDMKFGAMSLGPMTSKADFYGYKDATGEYHTTLLAQIAEQGGVMLLDEWDAAHAGCATYTNMLLANEEFATPIGMKQKHKDFILIAGANTFGQGADRLYVGRNQLDAATLDRFVVIDWDYDEGLEASLIGLTKPSPTFENTLGGILEPDQWFARVTAIRQAVETLKVRAVISPRATVHGVKLFDAGIGQTHVENMVIWKGMDIATRQKIENAL, from the coding sequence ATGACAGCAACCGAAACCAAACCCAAAGCAACACCACAACAGGGCTACGAAGTCCTGTGCCGACTGATGGCTCCCAAGTTCACCGACAAAATGACAGAGCCACAGAGGGCAGCAGAGACAGCAACCAAGGCCGATGTGCAGAAGAAAGTCATGGCTCACCTCCGAGCCGTCACTGGCCTGACCATTGCGCTCCCTGTCTTTCACAACAACGCTGACTTCTCCGATGACGACAAGATCGCGTTCTACAAGGACTGTGTCAGTGCCATCGTCCACCGGGAATGGCACAAGTTAAAAGGCCAGGTGGGAGTTGGGGATAAACGGGTTGAATCTCCCGCATCAGATGCTGCACCAATCGTCTCAGCTCCACAGGAGCCACCTGCTCCAACCGTCCCAGCTCCCGTCAACCCCGATAGCGTAATCGAGATAAAGGAGAGCGATGATGACCTGACCAAAGCCATCTTGAAGCGCATCATTCCCAGGCTGCCGAAGGGTGGTGTCGATGCCGATGCAGTGAAGCAGATTGTTCGCAGTGAACTGCCTTTTGCCCTGCCGGACATCCACGATGAGGTGAAGAAAGCCTTGAGTAATGGTTCGTTCCCCGTGGAACGTGTGAAAAACCTGATCGCGGAAGCCATCAAGGACATGGGGGTGCAGCGTATCGCCATCATCAGTCCCACTGGCGAGGTCAAGGAAGTGGGACGTCAACATTACAAGTTCGGTTTGCTCATGGCCTGCGTCTCCCAGCGTCTCTGCGTCATGCTAGTTGGCCCGGCTGGCGGCGGTAAGACGACAGGGGCCGCCATGGTCGCCAAGGCGCTGGACATGAAGTTTGGTGCCATGTCGCTTGGGCCAATGACCAGCAAGGCCGACTTCTACGGCTACAAGGATGCCACTGGTGAGTATCACACCACGCTGCTGGCTCAAATCGCGGAGCAAGGCGGCGTCATGCTCTTGGATGAATGGGACGCAGCACACGCTGGCTGTGCCACCTATACCAACATGCTCCTGGCAAATGAGGAGTTCGCCACGCCAATTGGCATGAAACAGAAGCACAAGGATTTCATCCTGATCGCCGGAGCCAATACCTTTGGTCAAGGTGCAGACAGGTTGTATGTTGGGCGCAATCAGTTGGACGCTGCCACGCTGGACAGGTTTGTGGTCATTGACTGGGATTACGACGAGGGACTGGAAGCCTCGCTCATTGGCCTCACCAAACCCTCACCCACCTTTGAGAACACTCTTGGTGGCATACTTGAACCAGACCAATGGTTCGCACGAGTCACTGCCATTCGCCAGGCAGTTGAAACACTCAAGGTTCGGGCTGTCATCAGTCCTCGCGCCACAGTTCACGGCGTGAAACTCTTCGATGCCGGTATTGGCCAGACCCATGTAGAGAACATGGTTATCTGGAAAGGCATGGACATCGCAACCCGCCAGAAGATTGAAAACGCACTCTAA
- a CDS encoding SMI1/KNR4 family protein, with translation MDYLARLKELECFPAKSRVAIADDDIEALERDIGARLPDGYREFLQIGGGYVGTLSCPCKEPSPFGTHILSGFDTASEISGVLDSMITPRNMITIASGDFGQFTCLSFAGIDRGCVYALDSEFRCYWQDEEFHQRFKAMANGIREYLRLRGGGELVQKPAGYDSLYLLAESFDEFLELCSSD, from the coding sequence ATGGACTACCTCGCACGACTGAAAGAACTCGAGTGCTTTCCGGCGAAATCGCGCGTCGCGATTGCCGACGACGATATCGAGGCTCTGGAGCGCGACATTGGAGCGCGGCTACCGGATGGTTATCGAGAGTTTCTGCAGATTGGCGGTGGCTACGTCGGCACACTTTCCTGCCCTTGCAAGGAGCCATCGCCATTTGGCACCCACATCCTTTCAGGTTTCGACACCGCTTCTGAAATTTCCGGCGTTCTCGATTCGATGATTACGCCTCGCAACATGATTACCATCGCGTCGGGCGACTTTGGCCAGTTCACCTGCTTGTCCTTTGCTGGCATCGACCGTGGCTGTGTTTACGCTCTCGACAGCGAGTTTCGCTGCTACTGGCAGGACGAGGAGTTTCACCAGCGCTTCAAAGCGATGGCCAACGGTATTCGCGAGTATCTTCGGCTGCGGGGGGGCGGAGAGTTAGTTCAGAAGCCGGCAGGCTACGACAGTCTCTACTTGCTTGCCGAGAGCTTCGACGAGTTTCTAGAGTTGTGTAGTTCAGATTGA
- a CDS encoding DUF4145 domain-containing protein, with amino-acid sequence MDFAVDKFMTPYAPPSLNDSSFNCPHCQAFAHHIWHDLSFYDADNLSQIEMDLWRVSQCAHCSNFTLWNDEDMVYPVNPLGSSPNPDMPQDIIDDFEEARSIAQYSPRGAAALFRLCIQKLCRHLGEPGKNINDDIRSLVQKGLDERIQQSLDIVRVIGNEAVHPGEMDLRDKTETAIQLATLVNLIANETITKHKLIIGLYDSLPPNKVAEIKKRDAKK; translated from the coding sequence TTGGATTTTGCAGTTGATAAATTTATGACTCCTTACGCACCTCCATCATTAAATGATAGCTCGTTTAATTGTCCCCACTGTCAAGCCTTCGCACACCACATTTGGCATGATCTGAGTTTTTACGATGCCGACAACTTGAGCCAGATTGAAATGGACCTTTGGCGTGTCTCTCAATGTGCACATTGTTCTAATTTTACTCTTTGGAACGATGAGGATATGGTTTATCCAGTCAATCCGCTTGGATCATCGCCTAACCCCGACATGCCGCAGGATATCATTGACGATTTTGAAGAAGCTCGCTCCATCGCTCAATATTCTCCGCGTGGTGCTGCCGCCCTGTTCCGTCTGTGTATTCAGAAATTATGTCGGCACTTAGGGGAGCCAGGTAAGAATATAAATGATGATATTCGATCTCTGGTGCAGAAGGGCTTGGACGAGAGGATTCAACAGAGCCTAGATATTGTAAGGGTTATTGGAAATGAGGCTGTTCATCCTGGAGAGATGGACCTTCGAGACAAAACTGAAACAGCAATCCAGTTGGCTACTCTCGTCAACCTGATCGCCAATGAAACCATTACCAAACATAAGCTTATAATAGGCTTATACGACTCTCTGCCCCCAAACAAAGTTGCGGAAATTAAGAAGCGAGACGCGAAGAAATAA
- a CDS encoding sensor histidine kinase, with protein sequence MLRNHLGCFLASDPGEGLKESLRERRLQIFQLGMNFIRGGLVFALAVGCALVPACQVRAATGDPLRSEGLIVRSWGGETGLPQNTINSIVQTRDGYLWLGTREGLARFDGVRFTVFGLREGLQSIDVQRLYEDRQGTLWIGTGGGGLSRYVAGRIETLAVPSGLATSDIISALAEDGAGRLWVGTRSGLIQWDRDQFIRDEALAGLSRTAINALMPDRHGGMWIATARQGLFELRNGQLTESRGPPGDEKILAYCLLEDQAGNIWASIGNGKVLCRRSGQWTRYDESHGLPFAYVTSLAEEADGTIWAGSLDNGLYRFEAGRFFAVRKENGLSANDIRSLRPDREGNLWVGTRTAGLNRLSHRKLVSYGAAEGLTNDFTRSVAETADGTLWVCTYGSGLNLGGPGGFKPSPEERQHAFVDSVLATQDGNLWFGAGRGLFHLQDGKLVNSYTNESWVHSGMVTALCDDRQGGLWIGTSESRLVHFQNGEFVEFPHRVARGPVIALAQQADGFLWVGSEAGGLKRVRLGDDSVISITNGLLSQAIRTLHLESDNTLWIGTAGGGLSRFRDGRIASFTTRQGLWSDTISQIVEADNGDFWLGCSHGIFRLAKSELDVLGSRKTTFVHPKVFGVDDGMPAEECSSGFCPAGLKTKAGLICFSTVKGLVFVDPKKQETDKPPPNVLLEELLVNGQRRTVESRTMGRFDNQVDSASTNSQLRGHISIPPGGREVELHYTAISFAAPANVRFRYQLKGLDRDWVESGGRRAANYHHIPAGSYMFRVTACNADGVWSEPSAGLAITVEPYLWETTWFQVLAGLATLGWLAGVVRLMERRRYRRRLALLEMQHAIERERLRISQDMHDDVGSILTQVSQLSDLGQSETGGKLAANVQFERIGSQARAAVQALDEIVWATNPKNDNLPQFAEYVCRFADEFLENSGMRCWQEVPTDLPNLPLRADLRHNVFMAVKEAFNNIVKHSGATEVWLRLGLEDTTVHLGIEDNGRGFLPDQTALRGNGLGNMKMRLEECGGRMELISAPAKRTGIRFIFPLPKAD encoded by the coding sequence ATGCTTCGTAATCATCTCGGCTGCTTTCTTGCGAGTGATCCGGGTGAGGGGCTCAAGGAATCGCTACGGGAGCGAAGGCTTCAGATATTTCAGCTTGGGATGAACTTTATTCGCGGAGGACTAGTGTTTGCGCTGGCGGTAGGTTGTGCGTTGGTACCTGCCTGCCAGGTTCGCGCGGCCACAGGTGACCCCCTCCGGTCGGAGGGTTTGATCGTCCGGTCGTGGGGGGGCGAAACCGGCCTGCCTCAGAATACCATTAATTCCATTGTACAGACGCGAGACGGCTATTTGTGGCTGGGCACGCGGGAGGGGTTGGCGCGCTTCGATGGCGTTCGGTTCACGGTATTTGGCTTGCGGGAGGGCTTGCAAAGCATTGATGTGCAGAGATTGTACGAAGATCGACAGGGGACGTTGTGGATTGGTACTGGCGGTGGCGGGTTGAGCCGATATGTGGCTGGGCGGATTGAAACCTTGGCGGTGCCATCGGGTCTGGCTACCAGCGATATTATCTCTGCTTTGGCCGAAGATGGCGCCGGGCGCCTCTGGGTGGGCACCCGGTCTGGTCTGATTCAATGGGATAGAGATCAGTTCATCCGCGACGAGGCTCTGGCTGGTCTGAGTCGCACAGCCATAAACGCACTCATGCCCGACCGGCACGGCGGGATGTGGATCGCCACGGCGAGACAGGGATTGTTTGAGTTGCGCAACGGCCAGCTTACTGAAAGCCGGGGACCGCCGGGTGATGAGAAGATTCTGGCCTACTGTCTGCTCGAAGATCAGGCTGGCAACATTTGGGCCAGTATTGGCAATGGAAAAGTGTTGTGCCGGCGGAGCGGCCAGTGGACGAGGTACGACGAAAGCCACGGGTTGCCGTTTGCGTACGTGACGAGTCTGGCCGAGGAGGCTGATGGCACCATCTGGGCGGGGTCGCTCGATAATGGTCTTTATCGCTTCGAGGCGGGTCGGTTTTTTGCGGTCAGGAAAGAAAATGGTCTTTCCGCGAATGACATCCGTTCACTACGCCCTGACCGGGAGGGTAATCTCTGGGTCGGCACACGGACCGCCGGATTGAACCGGTTAAGTCACCGGAAGCTTGTTAGTTACGGCGCAGCAGAAGGGTTGACGAATGATTTTACGCGCTCGGTCGCGGAAACGGCTGATGGCACACTCTGGGTTTGCACTTACGGCAGCGGGCTAAATTTGGGGGGACCCGGAGGATTCAAGCCGAGCCCTGAGGAACGCCAGCACGCCTTCGTGGATTCTGTCCTGGCAACCCAGGACGGCAACCTTTGGTTCGGGGCCGGACGCGGGCTTTTCCATTTGCAGGACGGGAAACTGGTCAACAGTTACACTAATGAATCATGGGTGCATTCAGGGATGGTCACTGCGCTGTGTGATGATCGACAAGGAGGACTCTGGATAGGCACCTCGGAGAGCAGGTTGGTGCATTTTCAAAACGGTGAATTTGTGGAATTCCCCCATCGAGTCGCTCGCGGACCTGTGATTGCGCTGGCGCAGCAAGCCGACGGGTTCCTGTGGGTGGGGTCCGAGGCTGGCGGATTGAAACGGGTGCGGCTGGGGGATGATTCCGTAATTTCGATTACCAACGGTTTGCTCAGCCAGGCGATCCGGACGCTCCATCTGGAGTCTGACAACACTCTTTGGATTGGGACAGCGGGTGGTGGTCTGAGCCGATTCCGCGACGGGCGTATTGCGAGCTTCACGACGCGACAGGGATTGTGGTCGGACACGATCTCCCAGATCGTGGAGGCTGATAATGGTGATTTCTGGTTGGGCTGCAGTCACGGGATTTTCCGGCTCGCAAAAAGTGAGCTGGATGTCCTGGGGAGCCGGAAGACCACTTTTGTTCATCCGAAGGTCTTCGGAGTGGACGACGGGATGCCGGCCGAAGAGTGCTCAAGCGGGTTTTGTCCGGCGGGCCTAAAGACCAAGGCGGGGTTGATTTGCTTCTCCACGGTTAAAGGCCTGGTTTTTGTGGATCCGAAAAAGCAGGAGACCGACAAGCCGCCGCCAAATGTGTTGCTGGAGGAGCTTCTGGTTAATGGCCAAAGGCGAACCGTGGAGTCCAGAACGATGGGCAGATTTGACAACCAGGTTGATTCCGCGTCCACCAATTCCCAGTTGCGCGGACACATATCCATTCCTCCGGGCGGCCGCGAAGTGGAACTGCATTATACGGCAATCAGCTTCGCTGCACCTGCGAACGTGCGCTTCCGCTATCAGTTGAAAGGTTTGGATCGCGACTGGGTTGAGTCCGGGGGACGGCGCGCGGCGAATTACCATCATATTCCTGCGGGGAGTTATATGTTCCGAGTCACCGCGTGCAACGCCGATGGCGTTTGGAGCGAGCCAAGCGCGGGCTTGGCGATCACTGTGGAACCTTATCTCTGGGAAACAACGTGGTTTCAGGTTTTGGCTGGGTTGGCAACTCTCGGCTGGCTCGCGGGAGTGGTGCGTTTGATGGAGCGAAGGCGTTATCGACGCCGACTCGCGTTGCTGGAAATGCAACACGCCATCGAAAGGGAACGTTTGCGCATCTCCCAGGACATGCACGACGACGTCGGCAGCATCCTGACTCAAGTTTCGCAGCTCAGTGATCTGGGCCAGAGCGAAACGGGGGGCAAGTTGGCGGCCAATGTGCAGTTCGAGCGTATCGGCAGCCAGGCGCGTGCCGCCGTACAGGCGCTTGACGAGATTGTATGGGCGACCAATCCCAAAAACGACAATCTTCCCCAGTTCGCCGAGTATGTATGTCGATTTGCCGATGAATTTTTGGAGAACAGTGGCATGCGCTGCTGGCAGGAAGTTCCCACCGATCTGCCAAACCTGCCGCTCCGCGCCGACCTGCGACACAACGTCTTCATGGCCGTCAAAGAGGCCTTCAATAACATCGTGAAGCATTCCGGCGCAACGGAAGTCTGGCTGCGACTTGGGTTGGAGGACACCACAGTTCACCTGGGAATTGAGGACAACGGCCGCGGTTTCCTCCCGGACCAGACCGCACTGCGAGGTAACGGACTGGGCAACATGAAGATGCGCCTGGAGGAGTGCGGCGGGCGCATGGAATTGATCAGCGCGCCAGCGAAACGCACAGGAATCAGGTTCATTTTTCCCCTGCCAAAAGCTGATTAA
- a CDS encoding PQQ-binding-like beta-propeller repeat protein — MNCHQKWQFNRGGVAVSSPAVAPDGTIYCISWSGTPNFTPLTNTLYALTSAGTEKWHVSGPLESGLPPYQIALGRGGTIYTDYGPRVMVARRPEDGQTKWSFETSSTVGCGMVTSFAIGPDDTLYFGASGGCSHQEFFALTPQGKLKWRTDLNSDCGPPAIGQDGTVYVGVKNGYQKFFALNQINGATLWTFQTTNNTISINDSPVIDKNNIIYAGASDGYPYALTNGSNVKWQFKAGASIDSAAVAGADGSIYFGAGINIFALNPSGTQQWRFPLTNSVMASSPLLSAAGVLYFVTESGLTALQVESGPAYSPWPMMGRDLRRGCRTTAFQGTAPVFDFYRPVTNGFELTVLGELTRSYSIFGSTNLQNWSSLTNMSSANGTIYFSDQNTGLSNRFYKVSSP; from the coding sequence ATGAACTGCCATCAGAAATGGCAATTCAACCGTGGAGGTGTAGCGGTGTCATCTCCCGCAGTTGCGCCCGACGGGACAATCTACTGTATCTCCTGGAGCGGAACGCCAAACTTCACTCCTCTTACCAACACATTGTATGCCCTGACCTCAGCAGGAACTGAAAAATGGCACGTCTCCGGCCCCCTTGAATCGGGGTTACCTCCTTATCAAATTGCGCTTGGCAGAGGCGGCACCATCTATACGGATTATGGACCACGGGTGATGGTCGCACGTCGTCCCGAGGATGGTCAAACAAAGTGGAGTTTTGAAACGAGCAGCACTGTTGGATGCGGAATGGTCACTTCCTTTGCCATTGGGCCGGACGACACTCTTTACTTTGGAGCCAGTGGAGGGTGCAGCCATCAGGAGTTCTTCGCACTCACACCACAAGGAAAGCTGAAATGGCGAACCGATCTAAACTCGGATTGCGGTCCACCCGCCATCGGACAAGATGGGACGGTTTACGTTGGTGTTAAGAACGGATATCAAAAGTTCTTCGCCCTCAACCAAATCAATGGCGCTACGCTCTGGACCTTCCAAACAACTAACAACACGATCAGCATCAATGACTCACCAGTCATCGACAAGAACAACATAATTTATGCCGGGGCGAGTGACGGATACCCTTACGCCTTGACCAACGGCAGCAACGTCAAGTGGCAGTTCAAAGCCGGTGCTTCCATCGACTCAGCCGCAGTGGCGGGTGCGGATGGTTCGATCTACTTTGGCGCTGGCATCAATATCTTCGCCCTCAATCCATCTGGAACCCAACAATGGCGGTTTCCGCTGACGAATTCTGTCATGGCCTCATCTCCTTTGCTGAGCGCCGCAGGAGTCCTGTATTTTGTCACTGAATCTGGGCTTACAGCATTACAAGTGGAATCGGGACCAGCTTATTCACCCTGGCCGATGATGGGACGCGACCTGCGACGTGGTTGCCGAACAACTGCCTTTCAGGGGACCGCTCCTGTGTTTGATTTCTATCGTCCCGTTACAAATGGATTTGAGCTGACTGTCCTCGGTGAATTAACCCGCTCATACAGCATTTTTGGCTCGACCAACCTTCAGAACTGGTCATCCCTGACAAACATGAGTAGCGCCAACGGCACAATCTACTTCTCAGATCAGAACACAGGTTTAAGCAATCGTTTTTACAAGGTTTCATCCCCGTAA
- a CDS encoding S1/P1 nuclease, producing the protein MKKCICFAILTASMCIVPVRTFAWSGAGHMVIAAEAYHELPERTRSKVDEILKAHPDYAKWVATHSKEKFADLSLSEYVFLRASKWPDEIRRAKGQGSRSYDHPHWHYVDYPLKPTKFPLEPGPSPKDDLLYGIAQCEKNLCDSKASPEEKAVYLSYLIHLVGDVHQPLHCCSLVNETYPNGDKGGNDFYVKPGNKGIKLHSFWDGLLGTSSKPQTQIYYAIELLHDHPRKSLPELAKATTPKDWSLEGRQIAIDKAYLRADINGGCGTSEQNACELPSNYTKEAKAVAENRAALAGYRLADEIQMLIK; encoded by the coding sequence ATGAAGAAGTGCATTTGCTTTGCCATCCTGACTGCTTCCATGTGCATTGTTCCGGTTCGGACGTTCGCCTGGAGTGGAGCAGGGCACATGGTCATTGCAGCCGAAGCTTACCACGAGCTGCCTGAGCGCACCCGCAGCAAGGTGGATGAGATTCTCAAGGCTCACCCTGATTACGCCAAATGGGTGGCTACTCATTCGAAGGAAAAATTTGCCGACCTCAGCCTGAGCGAATATGTGTTCTTGCGAGCCAGCAAATGGCCGGATGAGATTCGCCGTGCCAAAGGGCAGGGCAGCCGAAGCTACGATCATCCTCACTGGCACTACGTCGATTATCCACTCAAGCCAACCAAGTTTCCCCTGGAGCCTGGACCGTCGCCCAAGGATGACTTGCTCTACGGCATTGCCCAATGTGAGAAGAACTTGTGTGACAGCAAGGCATCTCCAGAGGAGAAAGCGGTTTACCTGTCCTACCTGATTCACCTTGTCGGCGACGTTCATCAGCCGTTGCATTGCTGCTCCCTGGTCAATGAAACCTATCCCAATGGTGACAAAGGTGGGAATGACTTCTACGTGAAGCCTGGCAACAAGGGTATCAAGCTCCACAGCTTCTGGGATGGACTCCTGGGAACGTCATCGAAGCCTCAAACCCAGATTTATTACGCCATCGAGCTGTTGCACGATCACCCGCGCAAATCCCTGCCAGAACTCGCCAAAGCCACCACGCCGAAGGACTGGAGTTTGGAAGGCAGACAGATTGCCATCGATAAGGCATATCTTCGTGCAGACATCAACGGCGGGTGCGGGACGAGTGAACAGAATGCCTGTGAATTGCCGAGCAATTATACCAAGGAGGCCAAAGCCGTTGCAGAGAACCGTGCTGCCTTGGCTGGTTACAGGCTGGCAGATGAGATTCAAATGTTGATTAAATGA
- a CDS encoding helix-turn-helix transcriptional regulator: MLYSMIEKQQTNNEPMLTKTQTAEFLQVTVRCVEVWMSNGILPYFKLGKRSVRFKKSDIEQHLNKNCRILRN, translated from the coding sequence ATGCTTTACAGCATGATAGAGAAACAACAGACAAACAACGAGCCAATGCTAACGAAAACTCAGACCGCTGAGTTTTTACAAGTGACCGTCCGCTGCGTGGAAGTATGGATGTCGAATGGCATCCTACCATATTTCAAGTTGGGAAAGCGGTCGGTTCGCTTCAAGAAATCTGACATTGAACAACACCTGAACAAAAATTGCCGCATCCTTCGCAATTAG
- a CDS encoding DnaA ATPase domain-containing protein, with amino-acid sequence MPTFTCRYCKKDYPFEAPELDIELPPMFKSPTVCNSCADMLDRKRQESIIQERLEKWRSTCPVIYEDTDPNHIGMPAPPKLNQILQWKYGPKGLLVFGDTRKGKTRAVWLLIKRLMVDEGRKVEGMTCGEFARRCAKAYQTDVAYDWIDHLIAVDVLFIDDLGKSKMTERVVADLFEIFEQRICRKLPTIFTTNFVGSTLAEKMSHHGDAATYQHEPFIARLREFCELVSFG; translated from the coding sequence ATGCCCACGTTCACCTGTCGCTACTGCAAGAAAGATTATCCGTTCGAGGCACCTGAACTGGATATTGAACTACCGCCCATGTTCAAATCCCCCACGGTCTGCAACTCGTGCGCTGACATGCTCGACCGGAAACGCCAGGAGTCGATCATCCAGGAGCGTCTGGAAAAGTGGCGCTCCACCTGCCCTGTGATCTATGAGGACACGGACCCTAATCACATTGGGATGCCTGCGCCTCCAAAGCTCAACCAAATCCTGCAATGGAAATACGGACCCAAGGGATTGCTGGTCTTTGGCGACACCAGGAAAGGCAAGACCCGCGCCGTCTGGCTCCTGATTAAGCGCCTCATGGTGGATGAAGGCCGGAAGGTTGAAGGCATGACGTGTGGCGAGTTCGCTCGCCGTTGCGCCAAGGCATATCAGACTGACGTTGCCTACGACTGGATAGACCACCTCATAGCCGTGGACGTGCTTTTCATTGACGATCTGGGCAAGAGCAAGATGACCGAGCGTGTCGTTGCGGACCTGTTTGAAATCTTCGAGCAACGCATCTGCCGAAAGCTACCAACAATTTTTACCACCAATTTTGTCGGCTCAACGCTGGCAGAGAAAATGTCGCATCACGGTGACGCGGCTACATACCAACACGAACCCTTCATAGCGCGGCTGCGTGAATTCTGCGAGCTAGTTTCATTCGGTTAA
- a CDS encoding helix-turn-helix domain-containing protein, with translation MRQSKQQHPLAVLRVAAGLSQKEMGALLRRSTSTIQSIELGRLALGANLAERVVLNTAVSMQWLMEGDVSKPVVDFAGDPYTRESFEAARAELDRPRGGFTDVQSIENGFADHCTNLAAVVLAGLEQNRLPLLYWKCGQFLTELIREFGVDQGFLTQANSLMANEVKIHRLPKVMGLFPEMVASQVAKLMKKHPAWEEQYRKSAVENLQAMLKESVSKGGKPVVDYTIEVRANSAESQTPNRRAASGEHGRGKPKSHRKRAKKRSQNVRTIPNKKFVF, from the coding sequence ATGAGACAGTCAAAGCAACAACATCCGCTCGCAGTGCTGCGCGTGGCCGCCGGATTGAGTCAGAAAGAAATGGGGGCACTTCTTAGGCGTTCAACCTCAACCATCCAATCCATTGAACTTGGACGTCTGGCTTTGGGAGCCAACCTTGCTGAAAGGGTTGTTCTGAACACAGCTGTTAGTATGCAGTGGCTGATGGAGGGCGATGTTTCCAAGCCCGTGGTAGACTTCGCTGGCGATCCTTATACTCGCGAAAGTTTTGAAGCAGCTCGGGCGGAGTTGGACCGTCCACGAGGTGGTTTTACGGACGTCCAATCAATCGAAAATGGGTTTGCCGACCATTGCACAAATCTAGCCGCCGTTGTCCTTGCAGGCTTGGAACAAAACCGTCTCCCCTTGCTTTACTGGAAATGTGGACAGTTCCTGACCGAGCTAATCCGTGAATTTGGGGTCGACCAGGGATTCTTGACACAAGCAAATTCCTTGATGGCGAACGAGGTGAAGATACACCGTTTGCCCAAGGTAATGGGATTATTCCCGGAGATGGTGGCGTCTCAGGTCGCGAAGCTTATGAAGAAGCACCCTGCTTGGGAAGAGCAATACAGGAAGAGTGCTGTTGAAAATCTTCAGGCCATGCTCAAAGAATCCGTATCAAAGGGAGGCAAGCCAGTCGTGGACTACACCATTGAGGTCAGGGCGAACAGCGCCGAATCCCAGACTCCAAATCGACGCGCGGCCAGTGGCGAGCATGGTCGAGGAAAACCAAAATCACACCGCAAGAGGGCCAAAAAACGATCACAAAACGTCCGAACAATTCCGAACAAAAAATTTGTGTTTTGA